AGCCATGAAGCTGGGGCGTGCGGTACGTGATCTGCGCCGAGGGGAAGGGATAGGTATAGCCGGTGCCGATGTTGCCGAAGGACACGCCGTTGCCGTCAATCAGCCCCAGGGTATCGCTCACATTGCCGTAACCCAGCAGGATTTCATCAAGGAAGATATTGGAGCGGTTGAACAGGGTGAAGTCCTTGCCGAACAGCACCTGCCCCCAATCGGCATCCACCGTGCCGTAGAACTGGCGGACATCGATGCCGGTTTCGGTGAGATTATTGTCACTGTCGTTGATGGTCACCCAGAAGGAGGAACGGCCGCCCAGCTTGAGGTTATTGACCTGCTTGCTGAAGTTGAAGCCGATCCAATTGGGCAGGAAACCCATTTTCACGCGGGACTGCTCGCGATCCGGCCCTGAGATGGCTTCCATCTCAGCGTTCTTGTCGCTGCTGCTGTAGACATAAAAGGTGTTGAACGACCCGTCGACGCTGAAGGTGGTTTCATCGGCGTCATACAGGGTGATGGCCGACTGGGCGGCCGGCGGCAACGTCAGGCAGACAAAAAACGTGAACAGGATGAAACCGGAAATTCTACGCAACATTGAGACCTCCTGAGGGTGGAAAGTGGTGAAATTGCCTCTCCGCGAATCTTTGGCGGCCGGCCGAAACGGTATTCTCTTCAGGAAAAATCCGCTCCGATCTGTCGATCCCCCTTTGGCGCCTGTCTTGCCGCGACCGGATTCTTGAGAAAAGCGATTTCGGGATCTGCATACGCATTGAACTGGAGGCCTGCTGGTGCAACGGCGGTGCCAATCGGTAGAACAGTGGTTTTTTGTATAAAAAACAGCGAAATAGCCGACCAGGCAGAAGTCAGGGATGCGTTGCTCGGAAATTTATGAGATGATGTTCTGGAAAATCGAAACAGTTTTGCGGCAAATTCGGTGCGGAAAGACTCTACAGCGTGGAAATTCCTCCCAACGGAGTCCGGGTGCAAAAAATTCACAGAAAAATTATATACCACTAATGCCAAACGGCGTTTGAGAATTGGGTATACCTATTGCTTATGAATATTTTATTGATCTGCGCGCTCGGGTTCGCGGCACCAGGGACAAACTTACCGGCAAGGAATTGATGATGGGGCACGACAAACGAAAAAATCCCGCCCTGCACCATTGCAAGTTTGAAGTTCCGGAGATCATTTTCGGGCGGGGTTTGCTCAATCAGATCGGCTCCTGCGCGCG
This genomic interval from Geoalkalibacter sp. contains the following:
- a CDS encoding porin, which gives rise to MLRRISGFILFTFFVCLTLPPAAQSAITLYDADETTFSVDGSFNTFYVYSSSDKNAEMEAISGPDREQSRVKMGFLPNWIGFNFSKQVNNLKLGGRSSFWVTINDSDNNLTETGIDVRQFYGTVDADWGQVLFGKDFTLFNRSNIFLDEILLGYGNVSDTLGLIDGNGVSFGNIGTGYTYPFPSAQITYRTPQLHGFKLAVGVIDPSRTADEGQEKTPRFEGELTFNHKFESGDVTAWGGFLYQKSESNAQNGMDITSKGVSYGVRARYAGFSLHASGFNAEGLGFLLGPGADTTLGLPVAGPGGELDSNGWLLQASYTYGPLRFVGSYGENELKAADKWENQTATGAVFYNVNDYFKLVAEYNVNEISIGTAEEETKTVALGAILNF